Proteins from a genomic interval of Haemophilus parainfluenzae T3T1:
- the brnQ gene encoding branched-chain amino acid transport system II carrier protein — MFSKKDIIVLGMMIFALFLGAGNIIFPPMEGYSAGNHWATASLGFVITGVLMPFITLVVVSVLGRGEELTKDLPKWAGVSFLTILYLVIGSTFAMPRITNVAYEMAWLPLGLVEDSATTRLIFSVIFNIIAMGFMIRPSTIISTLGEVMTPALLVLLLVVGITVFVSPLSDIVAPSQAYAENSALTTGLISGYQTMDVLAAIAFGGIVARALSAKNVTNPQKIVQYTISAGFVSVILLGCLYFALFYLGATSDAVAQGATNGGQIFSRYVNSLFGTAGTWIMAGIITLASLTTLVGVTSACGDYFSKFSTRFSYPFWIVFFTAMTTIISQYGLTKLLRVTIPALLLIYPMAIMLVVLQLVRNKLPSIRLSYYTTIFVTVCFSLIDSLKNLDMLPEGLHQIMTHFPLYSQGLAWLVPALCTLVLSMIFGKTISK, encoded by the coding sequence ATGTTTTCAAAAAAAGACATCATCGTACTAGGTATGATGATTTTTGCTTTATTTTTAGGCGCGGGAAATATTATTTTCCCACCGATGGAGGGGTACTCCGCAGGCAACCATTGGGCAACGGCTTCGCTAGGGTTTGTGATAACAGGCGTACTCATGCCATTTATTACATTGGTTGTGGTGTCAGTATTAGGACGTGGCGAAGAACTGACTAAGGACTTACCCAAGTGGGCAGGCGTATCCTTTTTAACCATTCTTTATTTAGTCATCGGTTCAACCTTTGCAATGCCTCGAATTACCAATGTCGCTTATGAAATGGCATGGTTGCCATTGGGGCTCGTTGAAGATAGTGCGACGACACGTTTGATTTTCTCTGTGATCTTTAATATTATCGCGATGGGATTCATGATTCGCCCAAGTACCATTATTTCAACGCTGGGTGAAGTGATGACGCCGGCATTGTTGGTATTATTACTCGTTGTTGGGATCACGGTTTTTGTTTCACCTCTTTCTGACATTGTTGCGCCTTCCCAGGCTTATGCTGAGAATTCAGCACTAACTACAGGATTAATTAGTGGTTATCAAACGATGGATGTACTGGCTGCGATTGCCTTTGGTGGCATTGTTGCACGGGCGTTGTCTGCAAAAAATGTGACTAATCCACAAAAGATTGTTCAATATACGATTTCAGCGGGCTTTGTTTCTGTCATTTTATTAGGTTGTTTATATTTTGCCTTATTCTATTTAGGGGCGACTTCTGATGCTGTGGCACAAGGTGCAACAAATGGCGGCCAAATTTTCTCTCGTTATGTGAACAGTTTATTCGGCACGGCGGGAACCTGGATCATGGCAGGGATTATTACTTTAGCAAGTTTAACCACGTTAGTGGGCGTAACCAGTGCTTGTGGTGATTATTTCTCCAAGTTTTCGACACGTTTTTCCTATCCATTTTGGATCGTCTTCTTCACCGCCATGACTACAATTATTTCACAATATGGCTTAACAAAATTACTCCGAGTGACAATTCCAGCCTTATTGTTGATTTACCCAATGGCGATCATGTTAGTGGTTTTACAGCTTGTGCGTAATAAATTGCCTTCTATTCGATTGAGCTATTACACCACTATTTTTGTGACAGTTTGTTTTAGTTTAATTGATAGCTTGAAAAACTTGGATATGTTGCCGGAAGGTTTACATCAAATCATGACTCATTTCCCGCTCTATTCACAAGGGCTTGCGTGGCTTGTACCCGCATTATGTACTTTAGTGCTTTCCATGATATT